Proteins encoded within one genomic window of Thermomicrobiales bacterium:
- a CDS encoding zinc-ribbon domain containing protein, producing MSDRTLTCRDCGQTFVFTAGEQAFYAERGYSEPLRCQSCRQARKQQRSSGGDSYGSGGYSSGGGYGGDSYSSGRSGGYGGDSYSRGPRQMYPAVCSQCGKETEVPFQPTAGKPVYCRECFQDRRSNSYSY from the coding sequence GTGATCGAACGCTCACCTGCCGCGATTGCGGTCAGACCTTTGTCTTCACCGCGGGCGAGCAGGCGTTCTACGCCGAGCGCGGCTACTCTGAGCCGCTGCGCTGCCAGTCGTGCCGCCAGGCCCGCAAGCAGCAGCGATCGTCCGGTGGCGACAGCTACGGCAGCGGTGGCTACAGCAGCGGTGGCGGCTATGGCGGCGATAGCTACAGCAGCGGCCGCAGCGGCGGATACGGCGGCGACAGCTACAGCCGCGGCCCGCGCCAGATGTACCCCGCGGTCTGCAGCCAGTGTGGCAAGGAGACCGAAGTTCCGTTCCAGCCGACCGCTGGCAAGCCGGTTTACTGCCGCGAGT